A single region of the Pygocentrus nattereri isolate fPygNat1 chromosome 27, fPygNat1.pri, whole genome shotgun sequence genome encodes:
- the LOC108440247 gene encoding hemoglobin embryonic subunit alpha-like, which produces MTLTAKDKATVKAFFDKVSPMAEQIGEEVLSRTLTVYPQTKTYFSHWKDLTAGSAQVRKHGLTVLQGVLSAVEVIDNLKEGLLKLSELHAFILRVDPANFKIISHNILVVLAMLFPDDFTPEVHVAVDKFLSQVNLALSEKYR; this is translated from the exons ATGACTCTAACCGCAAAGGATAAAGCCACTGTGAAGGCTTTCTTTGACAAAGTCAGCCCCATGGCTGAGCAGATTGGTGAAGAGGTCCTCTCCAG GACTTTGACCGTCTATCCTCAGACGAAGACTTACTTCTCCCACTGGAAAGACCTGACAGCAGGTTCAGCACAAGTGAGGAAGCATGGACTGACCGTGCTGCAGGGTGTGCTCAGCGCTGTTGAAGTGATAGATAACCTGAAGGAAGGCCTCCTTAAACTCAGTGAGCTCCATGCCTTCATACTGCGTGTGGACCCTGCAAATTTCAAG atcATCTCGCACAACATCCTTGTGGTGCTTGCCATGCTGTTTCCAGATGACTTCACCCCTGAGGTGCACGTGGCGGTGGACAAATTCCTTTCACAAGTTAACCTGGCCCTGTCGGAGAAGTACCGTTAA